From Amycolatopsis sp. cg9, one genomic window encodes:
- a CDS encoding bacterial proteasome activator family protein has translation MEHMTEPNFTAGDAGQESSPHVVVVGPDGTPVGAEEHPESVGDLVEEPAKVMRIGTMIKQLLEEVRAAPLDDASRNRVREIHETSVKELAASLAPELQDELERLVRPFTDDQTPSDAELRIAQAQLVGWLEGLFSGIQTALFAQQMAARVQLEQMRRGLPAGPSAGGPGLGHEGHGPGISGTGQYL, from the coding sequence ATGGAGCACATGACCGAGCCGAACTTCACAGCCGGTGACGCTGGCCAGGAATCTTCACCCCACGTGGTGGTCGTGGGCCCGGACGGCACCCCGGTGGGGGCGGAGGAACACCCCGAGTCGGTCGGCGACCTCGTCGAGGAGCCGGCGAAGGTGATGCGGATCGGCACGATGATCAAGCAGCTCCTCGAGGAGGTCCGCGCGGCCCCGCTGGACGACGCGTCCCGCAACCGCGTGCGCGAGATCCACGAGACGTCGGTGAAGGAGCTGGCGGCTTCGCTGGCCCCGGAGCTCCAGGACGAGCTGGAGCGGCTCGTGCGGCCGTTCACGGACGACCAGACGCCTTCGGACGCGGAGCTGCGGATCGCGCAGGCCCAGCTGGTGGGGTGGCTCGAGGGGCTGTTCAGCGGGATACAGACGGCGCTGTTCGCCCAGCAGATGGCGGCGCGGGTGCAGCTCGAGCAGATGCGGCGCGGGTTGCCGGCCGGGCCGTCGGCCGGTGGTCCCGGGCTGGGGCACGAAGGGCACGGCCCGGGGATCTCGGGGACGGGTCAGTACCTCTGA